A region from the Acidimicrobiia bacterium genome encodes:
- a CDS encoding ATP-binding protein: MTSAGLGKPARDDAAAFRALFTRAATGIVELDVHGRIRRANPRLAAMLGRTAGDLEGRRLTELAGAVHARRLEDEIDRLVADGPGSFDTELRLSRPDGTPVWADVSLVYVRGSDGEPPGLVGLLKDVTVTKRLELERQHGAKMEAVGRLAAGIAHELNTPIQFIGDNVHFLDEACRNLVTLADRLAALCEHGVELRAAQQDADVDYLRDEVPRAVEQTLDGVERVARIVKAMKAFGHPEAQEQKAYDVNRAIESALTVAHNQVKYVADVETDLGDLPLVRCYPGDVNQALLNLIVNAAEAVEERVAHDGGRGRVAVRTFVDGDDAVIEVSDDGPGVPSALRSRIFEPFFTTKEIGKGTGQGLALVHGVVAENHGGSVDVRSTPGHGATFVVRLPVAGLPTTAVAP, from the coding sequence ATGACCAGCGCCGGGCTCGGCAAACCGGCTCGCGACGACGCGGCGGCGTTCCGCGCCTTGTTCACGCGCGCCGCGACGGGCATCGTCGAGCTCGACGTCCACGGCCGCATCCGGCGAGCCAACCCGCGTCTCGCGGCGATGCTCGGCCGGACGGCCGGCGACCTCGAGGGGCGCCGGCTGACCGAGCTCGCCGGCGCGGTCCACGCCCGCCGGCTGGAGGACGAGATCGACCGTCTCGTCGCCGATGGACCCGGCTCGTTCGACACCGAGCTGCGCCTGAGCCGCCCGGACGGCACCCCGGTGTGGGCCGACGTGTCGCTCGTGTACGTCCGGGGCTCGGACGGCGAGCCGCCCGGCCTCGTGGGGCTGCTGAAGGACGTGACGGTGACCAAGCGCCTCGAGCTCGAGCGCCAGCACGGGGCGAAGATGGAGGCCGTCGGCCGTCTGGCCGCGGGCATCGCGCACGAGCTGAACACACCGATCCAGTTCATCGGCGACAACGTCCACTTCCTCGACGAGGCCTGCCGCAACCTCGTGACCCTGGCGGACCGGCTCGCCGCGCTGTGCGAGCACGGCGTCGAGCTGCGTGCCGCGCAGCAGGACGCCGACGTCGACTACCTCCGCGACGAGGTTCCCCGCGCGGTCGAGCAGACGCTCGACGGCGTGGAGCGCGTCGCTCGCATCGTGAAGGCGATGAAGGCGTTCGGGCATCCCGAGGCGCAGGAGCAGAAGGCCTACGACGTCAACCGCGCGATCGAGTCGGCCCTGACGGTCGCGCACAACCAGGTGAAGTACGTCGCCGACGTCGAGACCGATCTCGGCGACCTGCCGCTCGTGCGCTGCTACCCCGGCGACGTCAACCAGGCCCTGCTGAACCTGATCGTGAACGCGGCGGAGGCCGTCGAGGAGCGCGTCGCGCACGACGGCGGGCGCGGGCGCGTCGCGGTACGGACCTTCGTCGACGGCGACGACGCGGTCATCGAGGTGTCCGACGACGGGCCGGGCGTGCCGTCGGCGCTCCGCTCCCGCATCTTCGAGCCCTTCTTCACCACCAAGGAGATCGGCAAGGGCACGGGCCAGGGCCTCGCGCTCGTGCACGGGGTCGTGGCGGAGAACCACGGTGGCTCGGTCGACGTGCGGTCGACGCCCGGGCACGGCGCGACGTTCGTCGTGCGCCTCCCGGTCGCCGGCCTCCCGACGACGGCGGTCGCGCCGTGA
- a CDS encoding NUDIX hydrolase, with translation MTAVDHVPELAVGAVAVRGRELLLVRRGRGPAQGCWSVPGGRVEFGEDLREAVVRELLEETGLEGVVSRFLGWVERIGTDPEPYHFVILDFVVDVLDPGTPVAGDDATEAAWFRFDELSDLMLVDGLYEFLTEHEVLTDLELEL, from the coding sequence GTGACGGCCGTCGACCACGTACCCGAGCTCGCGGTCGGTGCGGTCGCCGTGCGCGGCCGCGAGCTGTTGCTCGTCCGGCGGGGACGAGGCCCGGCGCAGGGCTGCTGGTCGGTCCCCGGCGGGCGCGTCGAGTTCGGCGAGGACCTGCGCGAGGCCGTCGTGCGCGAGCTCCTCGAGGAGACCGGCCTCGAAGGCGTCGTCTCACGCTTCCTCGGCTGGGTCGAGCGGATCGGCACCGACCCGGAGCCGTACCACTTCGTCATCCTCGACTTCGTCGTCGACGTCCTCGACCCCGGAACCCCCGTAGCCGGCGACGACGCCACCGAAGCCGCCTGGTTCCGCTTCGACGAGCTCTCCGACCTGATGCTCGTCGACGGCCTCTACGAGTTCCTCACCGAACACGAAGTCCTCACCGACCTGGAGCTCGAGCTCTGA
- a CDS encoding GNAT family N-acetyltransferase, whose amino-acid sequence MESARRATRDDVARVAELARAMRAELRSMRGGALWSEREAWAEPLEDVYASLLERDDARLFVGTIGDVVVGYGAVVVESLHDGARLGVVTDLFVEDGARAVGVGESLIECVLAFTAEQRCVGVDALALPGHRAAKNFFEGSGFTARAIVMHRPAG is encoded by the coding sequence ATGGAGTCCGCTCGGCGCGCGACGCGAGACGACGTCGCGCGCGTCGCCGAGCTCGCGCGCGCGATGCGCGCCGAGCTGCGATCGATGCGCGGCGGGGCACTGTGGTCCGAGCGCGAAGCGTGGGCCGAGCCGCTCGAGGACGTGTACGCGTCGCTGCTCGAACGTGACGACGCGCGTCTCTTCGTCGGGACGATCGGCGACGTGGTCGTCGGCTACGGCGCCGTCGTCGTCGAGTCGTTGCACGACGGCGCGCGCCTCGGCGTCGTCACCGACCTGTTCGTCGAGGACGGCGCGCGCGCCGTCGGCGTCGGCGAGTCGCTGATCGAGTGCGTGCTCGCGTTCACCGCCGAGCAGCGCTGTGTCGGCGTCGACGCGCTCGCGCTGCCGGGCCACCGCGCGGCGAAGAACTTCTTCGAAGGCTCCGGTTTCACGGCTCGGGCGATCGTCATGCACCGGCCGGCCGGGTGA
- the lnt gene encoding apolipoprotein N-acyltransferase: protein MQAWTRFAAAVAAGLLLSCARPPLDVGLLGLVALAPLWWAWRDVSPGRAALLGLVAGAAYYGVLVSWVWYFGAVAIVPLVLVLAASWAGAGAVVAWLARRGVRSPFLLAAVWVLFETVIGRWPVGGLSWGEVGYTLHGVGFGRALASWGGVLFVSYVAVACSALVVDVVVAARTRRLSAVRGVAIGAVVLVAVVVVADVTRFTPRPTGTLRYALLQGNDKDRDLTQREIDSEFLTQSHLRLAATLHGHYDLIVFPESSLDNDPEEDPPTRAALVDVARAHGADVLANAITTDASGRSFNTNLLYEPDGTLQGTYSKQHLVPFGEYIPFKSVFGHIGATRQIQTLFTHGHGDHVFHVAGKPIGSIICFESAFGPLVRGYVRKGAQAIVVTTNNRSYRRSSNSAQHIETSQMRAAETARPVLHASISGITAVFDASGHELRHTRLFHDAVVTGTVTTTTGQTPYVRYGDWVVWGSALAVAATVAVAIRRRRLAAPGDAAGEEPVIHPTERT from the coding sequence GTGCAAGCGTGGACGCGCTTCGCCGCCGCGGTCGCGGCCGGGCTGCTCCTGTCGTGCGCGCGTCCACCGCTCGACGTCGGCCTGCTCGGCCTCGTCGCGCTCGCGCCGCTCTGGTGGGCGTGGCGCGACGTGTCCCCGGGCCGCGCCGCGCTCCTCGGGCTCGTCGCGGGTGCGGCGTACTACGGCGTACTCGTCTCGTGGGTGTGGTACTTCGGCGCGGTCGCGATCGTGCCGCTCGTGCTCGTCCTCGCGGCATCGTGGGCCGGCGCGGGCGCGGTCGTCGCGTGGCTCGCCCGGCGGGGCGTCCGGTCGCCGTTCCTCCTCGCCGCGGTCTGGGTGCTGTTCGAGACCGTCATCGGGCGGTGGCCCGTCGGCGGCCTGTCGTGGGGCGAGGTCGGCTACACGCTGCACGGCGTCGGGTTCGGCCGCGCGCTGGCGAGCTGGGGCGGCGTGCTGTTCGTGTCGTATGTCGCGGTCGCGTGCAGCGCGCTCGTCGTCGACGTCGTCGTCGCCGCGCGCACCCGCCGGCTCTCGGCCGTACGCGGCGTCGCGATCGGTGCCGTGGTCCTCGTCGCCGTCGTCGTGGTCGCGGACGTCACGCGCTTCACGCCCCGGCCCACGGGCACGTTGCGGTACGCGCTGTTGCAGGGCAACGACAAGGACCGCGATCTGACCCAGCGGGAGATCGACTCCGAGTTCCTGACGCAGAGCCATCTCAGGCTCGCGGCGACGCTGCACGGCCACTACGACCTGATCGTGTTCCCCGAGTCGTCGCTCGACAACGATCCCGAAGAGGACCCACCCACGCGCGCCGCGCTCGTCGACGTCGCGCGCGCGCACGGTGCCGACGTCCTCGCGAACGCGATCACCACGGACGCGAGTGGTCGGTCGTTCAACACGAACCTGCTGTACGAGCCGGACGGGACGCTGCAGGGGACGTACTCGAAGCAGCACCTCGTGCCGTTCGGTGAGTACATCCCGTTCAAGAGCGTGTTCGGGCACATCGGTGCGACGCGTCAGATCCAGACGCTGTTCACCCACGGACACGGCGACCACGTCTTCCACGTCGCCGGCAAGCCGATCGGTTCGATCATCTGCTTCGAGTCCGCGTTCGGGCCGCTCGTGCGGGGCTACGTGCGCAAGGGCGCGCAGGCGATCGTCGTGACGACGAACAACCGCTCGTATCGGCGGTCGTCGAACTCGGCGCAGCACATCGAGACGAGCCAGATGCGCGCGGCCGAGACGGCCCGCCCCGTCCTGCACGCGTCGATCTCGGGGATCACCGCGGTGTTCGACGCGTCGGGCCACGAGCTGCGGCACACGCGGCTGTTCCATGACGCCGTCGTGACCGGGACGGTGACGACGACGACGGGCCAGACGCCGTACGTCCGGTACGGCGACTGGGTGGTGTGGGGGAGCGCGCTGGCGGTCGCGGCAACGGTGGCGGTCGCGATCAGGCGTCGTAGACTCGCCGCGCCCGGAGACGCCGCCGGCGAGGAGCCGGTCATCCACCCGACGGAGCGGACGTGA
- a CDS encoding DUF4193 family protein yields the protein MVDLDEELHPDDVEEPLDVLLLERTASGSLEDDEELEDDEAETDDRGDGSGRILPRRADEFLCSSCFLVLPRTQLADEAKMVCRDCA from the coding sequence ATCGTCGACCTCGACGAGGAGCTGCACCCCGACGACGTCGAGGAGCCGCTCGACGTCCTGCTGCTCGAGCGGACCGCGAGCGGCAGCCTCGAGGACGACGAGGAGCTGGAGGACGACGAGGCCGAGACGGACGACCGCGGCGACGGCTCCGGTCGGATCCTGCCCCGCCGGGCCGACGAGTTCCTCTGCTCGTCGTGCTTCCTCGTCCTGCCTCGCACCCAGCTCGCGGACGAGGCCAAGATGGTCTGCCGGGACTGCGCCTGA